In Limisphaera ngatamarikiensis, the following proteins share a genomic window:
- a CDS encoding helix-turn-helix transcriptional regulator yields the protein MPLRRDQTSNLTFAEPSRVARRLLWHMYSIGSRRIEQPDHHEPYEKPGAHLFWVQSGSGWVEYMDQRRPLERGRKVWLLDMSRPRTYIPQPGGHLTITGVRFGGPGLEFWHETLNSSAEPEFELDDVQRVRSVYQNLWRLARRRPLGWEWQAHMQINELLGQLLMSRGLLVSPETELPAPVVRVLNALAANPLKDWKARELAAVARVSYSGLRALFRKCGQGTIHQNIQRVRLDQARLLLADPRLSIKDVAAQLNFSSEFYFSHFFRKYTGLTPTEFRRRLQLNPAPQRAAGTSPEVATSERGAAEGVPKS from the coding sequence ATGCCGCTGCGTCGGGATCAGACCAGCAATTTGACCTTTGCCGAGCCTTCGCGGGTGGCGCGCCGGTTGTTGTGGCACATGTACTCGATCGGCTCCCGTCGGATTGAGCAGCCGGATCATCATGAACCCTACGAGAAGCCCGGGGCGCACCTGTTCTGGGTCCAATCGGGTTCCGGCTGGGTGGAGTACATGGATCAACGCCGTCCGTTGGAACGGGGCCGGAAGGTCTGGTTGCTGGACATGAGCCGGCCGCGGACGTACATCCCGCAGCCGGGGGGTCATCTGACCATCACGGGGGTGCGGTTTGGCGGGCCGGGTCTGGAGTTCTGGCATGAGACACTGAACTCCTCGGCGGAACCGGAGTTCGAGCTGGACGACGTTCAGCGGGTGCGTTCGGTGTACCAGAACCTGTGGCGATTGGCGCGGCGACGGCCGCTGGGTTGGGAGTGGCAGGCGCACATGCAAATCAACGAGCTGCTGGGGCAACTGTTGATGTCGCGGGGGTTGCTGGTCTCACCGGAGACGGAATTGCCGGCTCCGGTGGTGCGTGTGCTGAACGCGCTGGCGGCGAATCCTCTGAAGGATTGGAAGGCGCGGGAACTGGCTGCGGTGGCGCGGGTGAGCTATTCGGGTTTGCGTGCGCTGTTTCGCAAGTGCGGGCAGGGGACGATTCACCAGAACATCCAGCGGGTGCGACTGGATCAGGCGCGGCTTCTGTTGGCGGATCCGCGGCTTTCCATCAAGGACGTGGCGGCGCAATTGAATTTCTCGAGCGAGTTTTACTTCAGCCACTTCTTCCGCAAGTACACGGGGCTGACACCGACGGAGTTTCGTCGCCGGCTTCAACTGAACCCGGCACCGCAGCGGGCTGCGGGGACCTCCCCGGAGGTGGCCACCTCGGAGCGGGGCGCAGCGGAGGGTGTGCCGAAGAGTTGA
- a CDS encoding T9SS C-terminal target domain-containing protein translates to MKTSCVGKGLRVLAWAGLGLSLTVPAADITVSGPLYGIHRWYSTNVYHLSRFVYVMEGAELHIEPGTVIKGLPGQDADTAALIVTRGGKIFAEGTREKPIIFTAEAEDVDDPESLPLYERGLWGGVVLMGRAPINTAVDTAGNSASPKYDVFEGLPDLQIGGQYVHRFGGNDPHDSSGVLRYVSIRRAGMVFLPNKELNGLSLCGVGDGTVVEFVEVFAAADDGFEFFGGTVNTRYLISAFNDDDAFDTDQGHNGKHQFWFAIQEPGKKDNGAELNGEPNEANAGNPPVSNFQVWNATWIGAGTNTSGNRAFMIRVYAAPRIYNSIITDFGGPAITIPDHKAGQHATNGLMDIRENIWYGFRVSPIWDGIDDGFYSAIFFQDTSRSNYILDPQLRGISRVADGGLDPRPRPGSPAWGPSSLVPPNDGFFEPVRYRGAFGEWNWAAGWSFLWRSGVLTSEGMNVEMPPAAVRLTGVRQGDSLRIEFPGESGVQYQLEASDSLVGGTWQAVGEPVIGAGTTVSLTVPLDAQSRFYRVSARR, encoded by the coding sequence ATGAAGACGAGTTGTGTTGGTAAGGGACTGCGAGTGTTGGCGTGGGCCGGGCTCGGACTGAGCCTGACGGTCCCGGCTGCGGACATCACGGTGTCCGGGCCGCTTTACGGGATCCACCGGTGGTACAGCACGAACGTGTATCACCTGAGCAGGTTTGTCTATGTGATGGAGGGTGCGGAACTGCACATTGAGCCGGGAACGGTGATCAAGGGATTGCCGGGTCAGGATGCGGACACGGCGGCGCTCATTGTGACGCGCGGGGGCAAGATCTTTGCCGAGGGCACGCGTGAAAAGCCGATCATTTTCACCGCGGAGGCGGAGGATGTGGACGATCCCGAGTCGCTACCCCTGTATGAACGCGGTCTGTGGGGCGGTGTGGTGTTGATGGGGCGTGCACCCATCAACACGGCCGTTGACACGGCGGGCAACTCGGCGAGTCCGAAATATGACGTGTTTGAGGGCCTGCCCGACCTGCAGATTGGCGGTCAATATGTGCACCGGTTCGGGGGAAATGACCCGCACGATTCGAGCGGCGTGTTGCGGTATGTTTCGATCCGACGGGCCGGGATGGTGTTTCTGCCGAACAAGGAGTTGAACGGCCTGAGTCTGTGCGGGGTGGGGGATGGTACCGTGGTGGAATTTGTGGAGGTGTTTGCAGCGGCAGATGACGGGTTTGAGTTCTTTGGCGGAACAGTGAACACCAGGTACCTGATCAGCGCGTTCAATGATGACGACGCATTCGACACCGATCAGGGGCACAACGGGAAACATCAGTTCTGGTTCGCCATTCAGGAGCCGGGCAAAAAGGACAATGGCGCCGAGCTGAACGGCGAGCCGAACGAAGCGAACGCGGGGAATCCGCCCGTTTCCAACTTTCAAGTGTGGAATGCGACGTGGATTGGCGCCGGGACAAACACGTCAGGCAATCGCGCGTTCATGATCCGGGTGTATGCGGCGCCGCGGATTTACAACAGCATCATCACAGACTTTGGTGGGCCGGCAATCACCATTCCGGACCACAAGGCGGGTCAGCACGCCACTAATGGCCTGATGGATATCCGGGAGAACATCTGGTATGGGTTCAGGGTAAGTCCGATCTGGGATGGTATTGATGATGGTTTTTACTCGGCCATCTTCTTCCAGGACACCTCCCGGTCCAATTACATCCTGGATCCGCAATTGCGCGGGATCAGCCGGGTGGCAGACGGCGGATTGGATCCGCGGCCCCGACCGGGCAGTCCGGCTTGGGGTCCGAGCAGCCTGGTGCCCCCGAATGACGGCTTTTTCGAGCCGGTGCGGTACCGCGGTGCGTTTGGCGAGTGGAACTGGGCGGCCGGCTGGAGTTTCCTCTGGAGATCGGGTGTGTTGACCAGCGAGGGGATGAACGTGGAGATGCCGCCGGCAGCGGTGCGTTTGACGGGAGTCCGGCAGGGCGATTCGCTGCGGATCGAGTTCCCCGGTGAATCCGGCGTGCAATATCAGTTGGAAGCGAGCGACTCGTTGGTTGGGGGGACCTGGCAAGCTGTGGGTGAGCCGGTGATCGGCGCTGGCACGACGGTGAGCCTGACCGTTCCGCTGGATGCACAGAGCCGGTTTTATCGGGTGAGTGCCCGTCGTTAA
- a CDS encoding TonB-dependent receptor, which yields MLAPGRRRGWVAGGHAELVLWGFLLVMIGWGAIGRLPARGAEAGGVVEGRVVSGWDGAPLAGVTVTVRGTTLATVTDAEGRFRLGSVPAGRHVVVLSRPGFVRTVVTDVLVAEGETSRVDAHLRPEFYEGEEYVVTAPEMNEQTAQLLELRRQSATILDAVSAEQFGRLAASDAADILERVPGVVVADGKHPVVRGLNERYVGVLLNGAEVPSPDPYRKSASLDMFPAGLIDSVTVAKSFTPDLPGDFSGGGVLLRTRSFPESFLFRSSAGLEFNTRASLRDDFLSGSGGSLDWLGMDDGTRALPAELDVPGLTIPRPVSNTGLPSNPAYATRIAEAERLNRLTRLMGSPEFAPTPMRAPPNHSFSLAAGDTVPLSEQAVGWFGGLTYQRKFTLWEGPNNRYSPGLNQTIMPRKLFQDMQGVEEVTWAAVANVAWRPVQGHEFNFTFYRNQNSDFVARTQRGTITDDPGMTFVMHRLHWTERSLESFQLNGDHRFAGTNGSRLEWLAALATTRQEEPDARFFHYRTDGFIFEPDHQSLPTPSKPTRYFRDLEETNRKVKGDVTMPWTDGAGREWRLKWGGAWLGSERTFSDREIYYEGQFGPSAAYPFLGDANAFLPPGSLGYTAVTNANGRILYTWNRYIQTRESRYDARQEIPAAYWMVEVPVGERFRWLGGVRFERTELEAHSVSYVANATTGLPENTASLGRDDFLPAVGLTWQMRSNMQIRLHYSETVARPTFRELAAYRSYDPVTDEILEGNPRLKMSDVKNYDLRWEWFPGPGEVLAVSLFYKDLARAIERQYVNIGGEIVSFVNRPTAEVWGAELEFRRSLGFVHSSLQHVSLGLNAAWIESSVRLTEEEVRNRIEFLGDASDTRPLYDQSPYVVNVDVSWEIPRTGTLLTAAFNVSGPRIVIAGLATPDVYENPAPSLDLILDQRLGRHWRLRLTAKNVLDPAIERTYGEGSEAIYSRYHRGRLFGMSLSCEW from the coding sequence ATGCTGGCACCGGGGCGGAGGAGGGGTTGGGTTGCGGGTGGTCATGCGGAGTTGGTGTTGTGGGGATTTCTTCTGGTGATGATCGGCTGGGGGGCGATTGGTCGGCTGCCAGCCCGGGGAGCGGAAGCCGGGGGTGTGGTTGAGGGGCGCGTGGTGTCCGGCTGGGACGGGGCTCCTTTGGCGGGTGTGACGGTGACGGTGCGCGGGACGACGCTGGCCACGGTCACAGACGCGGAGGGGCGTTTTCGGTTGGGGTCGGTACCGGCGGGTCGGCACGTGGTGGTGTTGAGCCGGCCGGGGTTTGTACGGACGGTGGTGACGGATGTGTTGGTGGCGGAGGGCGAGACTTCGCGGGTGGACGCGCATTTGCGGCCGGAGTTTTACGAGGGAGAGGAGTACGTGGTGACGGCGCCGGAGATGAACGAGCAGACGGCGCAGTTGCTGGAGCTGCGGCGGCAATCGGCGACGATTCTGGATGCCGTGAGTGCGGAGCAATTCGGGCGCCTGGCGGCCAGTGACGCCGCCGACATTCTGGAGCGGGTGCCGGGAGTGGTGGTGGCGGACGGGAAACACCCGGTGGTGCGGGGCCTGAACGAGCGTTATGTGGGGGTGTTGTTGAATGGCGCGGAGGTGCCGTCACCGGATCCGTACAGGAAATCGGCGTCCCTGGACATGTTTCCTGCGGGGCTGATTGACTCGGTGACGGTGGCCAAGAGTTTCACGCCGGATTTACCGGGTGATTTTTCGGGTGGCGGTGTGTTGTTGAGAACGCGGAGTTTTCCCGAATCATTCCTGTTCCGGAGCTCGGCGGGATTGGAGTTCAATACGCGCGCCAGTTTGCGGGACGATTTTCTCAGCGGGTCGGGCGGAAGTCTTGACTGGCTGGGGATGGATGACGGGACGCGGGCGTTACCCGCTGAGTTGGACGTGCCCGGGCTGACGATCCCGCGGCCGGTCTCCAACACGGGTTTGCCCTCGAACCCGGCGTATGCGACCCGGATTGCCGAGGCAGAGAGGCTGAATCGGCTGACGCGGTTAATGGGATCTCCGGAGTTTGCGCCCACGCCGATGCGCGCTCCGCCGAATCACTCATTTTCGCTGGCGGCTGGGGACACGGTGCCTCTGAGTGAACAGGCGGTGGGCTGGTTTGGCGGGCTGACCTACCAGCGCAAGTTTACCCTTTGGGAGGGGCCAAACAACCGGTATTCCCCGGGCCTGAACCAAACCATCATGCCCCGCAAGTTGTTTCAGGACATGCAGGGTGTGGAGGAGGTGACATGGGCAGCGGTGGCGAACGTGGCCTGGCGTCCGGTGCAGGGTCACGAGTTCAATTTCACCTTTTACCGGAACCAGAACAGCGACTTTGTGGCGCGAACCCAGCGGGGGACGATCACCGATGATCCCGGCATGACCTTTGTCATGCACCGGTTGCATTGGACGGAGCGGAGTCTGGAGTCCTTTCAGCTGAATGGAGACCACCGGTTTGCCGGTACGAACGGTTCGCGGCTGGAGTGGTTGGCGGCACTGGCAACGACGCGGCAGGAGGAGCCCGATGCGCGGTTTTTCCATTATCGAACCGACGGCTTCATTTTTGAACCGGATCATCAGTCTCTGCCGACTCCGTCCAAGCCGACCCGATATTTCCGGGACCTGGAAGAGACGAACCGAAAAGTGAAGGGGGATGTGACCATGCCCTGGACGGACGGCGCCGGGCGGGAGTGGCGGCTGAAATGGGGTGGGGCGTGGTTGGGGAGTGAGAGGACGTTTTCGGATCGGGAGATTTATTATGAGGGCCAATTTGGCCCGTCGGCGGCCTACCCCTTTCTGGGCGATGCCAATGCGTTTTTGCCGCCGGGGAGTCTCGGGTACACCGCTGTCACCAACGCCAATGGTCGCATCCTGTACACTTGGAACCGGTACATTCAGACGCGGGAGAGCCGGTACGACGCCCGGCAGGAGATCCCGGCGGCCTATTGGATGGTGGAGGTGCCCGTGGGCGAGAGGTTCCGATGGCTCGGCGGCGTGCGGTTTGAACGGACGGAACTGGAGGCGCATTCGGTGAGTTACGTGGCGAATGCCACGACGGGTTTGCCGGAGAACACGGCGTCGCTGGGCCGGGATGACTTTCTGCCGGCGGTCGGGCTGACCTGGCAGATGCGGAGCAACATGCAGATCCGACTGCATTACAGCGAGACGGTGGCACGGCCCACATTCCGCGAGCTGGCGGCGTACCGAAGCTATGACCCCGTGACGGACGAGATTCTGGAGGGCAATCCCCGTTTGAAGATGAGCGATGTGAAGAATTACGACCTGCGATGGGAATGGTTCCCCGGACCCGGCGAGGTGCTCGCGGTGAGCCTGTTTTACAAGGACCTCGCCCGGGCGATTGAACGACAGTATGTCAACATTGGCGGTGAGATTGTTTCCTTTGTGAACCGGCCGACGGCGGAGGTGTGGGGTGCGGAACTGGAATTTCGGCGGTCCCTGGGCTTTGTGCATTCGTCGTTGCAGCATGTATCGCTGGGTTTGAACGCGGCGTGGATTGAGTCGAGTGTCCGGTTGACCGAGGAGGAGGTGCGGAACCGGATCGAGTTTCTCGGGGACGCCAGCGACACGCGGCCGCTGTATGATCAGTCGCCGTATGTGGTGAACGTCGACGTGAGCTGGGAGATTCCGCGCACGGGGACCCTCCTCACGGCGGCGTTCAACGTGAGCGGGCCGCGGATTGTGATTGCGGGCCTGGCCACGCCGGATGTTTACGAGAACCCGGCGCCGTCCCTGGACCTGATTTTGGATCAGCGGCTGGGACGGCACTGGCGCCTTCGGTTGACGGCCAAAAATGTGCTGGATCCCGCAATTGAGCGGACCTACGGCGAGGGTTCGGAGGCGATTTACAGCCGGTATCATCGCGGCCGGCTTTTTGGGATGAGCCTCTCCTGCGAGTGGTGA
- a CDS encoding tetratricopeptide repeat protein: MAKRRRCAGPGWPCGRWWLPGLWVWVVAVCMVRDVEAATRGRTRTQTGAVPAERGSVTNAVGPVPAFAPVDSSDPLSAFWNDIEFQRRLYGSYGFHGTWEPAMREEEKQVWRERVAPALREDPARAVEVLRSLAGPESSAVFDFALGTALFQCGDLTNARPWLESAVAKHPDYLRAWKNLGFVSLRLGDYAGAIRALSRAMELGGADGATLGMLGFAHLQAGRPVAAAAATEQALVFRPDDLALQMQLLQAWSASGRLEPALKLVDEILAAHPDRAALWTWKAKLHLMRDERAEAAVAYETVRRLGAARAEDLFTLADLYVLLGTPETALPVYQEALEKDPAAGWARVVRAVEVMVGQGRTDMAAKYMETMERSGDGTVPGEQAGAWGRLKARLAMARGDLDGALQVLERLLERDPLDGVALMLAGDCYAQKGDRDRAEFRYQAAAQIESVAPEALVKLAQLLVRHQEYRRAVELLQQAQRLRPRETVQRYLEEVLKLAGQRPVAS, translated from the coding sequence ATGGCAAAGCGACGACGATGCGCGGGGCCAGGGTGGCCCTGCGGGCGGTGGTGGCTGCCGGGTTTGTGGGTGTGGGTGGTGGCTGTGTGCATGGTGCGGGATGTCGAGGCAGCCACCCGGGGTCGGACGCGGACGCAAACCGGTGCCGTGCCGGCCGAACGCGGGTCGGTGACGAATGCGGTGGGGCCGGTGCCGGCCTTTGCGCCGGTGGATTCGTCGGATCCGCTGTCGGCTTTCTGGAACGACATCGAGTTTCAGCGGCGTTTGTACGGATCCTACGGATTTCATGGCACCTGGGAGCCGGCGATGCGTGAGGAGGAGAAACAGGTGTGGCGGGAGCGCGTGGCTCCGGCGTTGCGCGAGGATCCGGCCCGGGCGGTGGAGGTGTTGCGATCGCTGGCCGGGCCGGAGAGTTCGGCGGTATTTGATTTTGCGCTGGGCACGGCGCTGTTTCAGTGCGGCGATCTGACCAATGCACGGCCCTGGTTGGAATCGGCCGTGGCGAAGCATCCGGATTATTTGCGGGCGTGGAAGAATCTGGGGTTTGTGTCCTTGCGGCTCGGGGATTATGCGGGAGCGATTCGGGCACTGAGCCGGGCGATGGAGCTGGGCGGGGCGGACGGGGCGACGCTGGGGATGTTGGGGTTCGCGCATTTGCAGGCGGGTCGGCCGGTGGCGGCCGCGGCGGCCACGGAACAGGCCCTGGTGTTCCGGCCGGACGATCTGGCGCTGCAGATGCAGTTGTTGCAGGCCTGGTCGGCCAGCGGTCGATTGGAGCCGGCCCTGAAGCTCGTGGACGAGATTCTGGCGGCGCACCCGGATCGGGCGGCGCTGTGGACGTGGAAGGCGAAACTGCACCTGATGCGCGATGAACGGGCGGAGGCAGCGGTGGCCTATGAAACGGTGCGTCGCCTGGGGGCGGCGCGGGCGGAGGATCTGTTCACGCTGGCGGATTTGTATGTGTTGCTGGGCACGCCGGAGACGGCCCTGCCCGTTTATCAGGAGGCGCTGGAGAAAGATCCGGCGGCGGGCTGGGCCCGCGTGGTGCGGGCCGTGGAGGTGATGGTGGGACAGGGCCGGACGGACATGGCCGCCAAGTACATGGAGACGATGGAGAGAAGCGGGGATGGGACGGTGCCCGGGGAACAAGCGGGTGCGTGGGGCCGACTGAAGGCGCGTCTGGCGATGGCGCGTGGAGACCTGGATGGGGCGCTGCAGGTTTTGGAGCGGCTGCTGGAGCGGGATCCGCTGGACGGGGTGGCCCTGATGTTGGCGGGGGATTGTTATGCGCAAAAGGGGGATCGGGACCGGGCTGAATTTCGATATCAAGCGGCCGCGCAGATCGAGTCGGTGGCTCCGGAGGCGCTGGTGAAGCTGGCGCAGCTGCTGGTGCGGCATCAGGAGTACCGGCGGGCGGTTGAATTGTTGCAGCAGGCGCAGCGGCTTCGGCCGCGGGAGACGGTGCAGCGGTACCTGGAGGAGGTGTTGAAACTGGCGGGGCAACGGCCGGTTGCGTCGTGA
- a CDS encoding energy transducer TonB has protein sequence MGGSGGWDLLRVWTGAAVLTLVVFLVLPFTQMASSRAQRLRLLTSLQTVNLETPPPSEEPPPPPPPQQPTEPPPPALVESAPTLNLSVSLDLATGAGGAWGGLAMPVLNPAAAVTGQEAFAMEEVEEPPELVASVPPVYPPALRRAGVEGRVVLVFVVDEQGQVQDARVERSTRPEFEGPALEAVRKWRFRPARKEGRPVRTYMRQPIRFSISS, from the coding sequence ATGGGCGGATCCGGCGGTTGGGATCTGTTGCGGGTGTGGACCGGCGCGGCGGTGCTGACCCTGGTCGTGTTCCTGGTCCTGCCGTTCACGCAGATGGCGTCGAGTCGTGCCCAGCGTCTCCGATTGTTGACCTCCCTACAGACGGTGAACCTGGAGACGCCTCCGCCATCGGAAGAACCGCCGCCACCTCCGCCGCCGCAGCAACCGACAGAACCGCCGCCGCCCGCCCTGGTTGAGTCTGCGCCGACTCTGAATCTCAGCGTGAGTCTGGATCTTGCGACGGGTGCCGGGGGTGCTTGGGGCGGTCTGGCGATGCCGGTGTTGAATCCGGCGGCCGCGGTGACCGGGCAGGAGGCATTTGCGATGGAGGAGGTGGAGGAGCCGCCGGAATTGGTCGCGTCGGTGCCCCCGGTGTATCCGCCGGCGTTGCGGCGGGCCGGTGTGGAGGGTCGGGTGGTGTTGGTGTTTGTGGTGGACGAGCAGGGGCAGGTGCAGGACGCGCGTGTGGAACGGTCAACGCGTCCAGAGTTTGAGGGTCCCGCACTGGAGGCGGTGCGGAAGTGGCGGTTTCGGCCGGCGCGCAAGGAGGGTCGGCCGGTGCGGACGTACATGAGGCAACCGATCCGGTTTTCGATTTCGTCCTGA
- a CDS encoding ExbD/TolR family protein, with protein sequence MKYRRVLVEADELTEINVSPLIDMVFILLIFFIVTTVFVEETGTEVDKPQALSAQALEKQCILIAITAQGQVIHAGQEIGVGGVRPLVSRLCRDEPLPVVLQVDRNANAGLLVRVIDEAKLGRAKSVSIATDPAQS encoded by the coding sequence ATGAAATACCGACGCGTGCTGGTGGAGGCGGATGAACTGACGGAGATCAACGTGTCTCCGTTGATCGACATGGTGTTTATCCTCCTGATTTTCTTCATTGTGACGACGGTGTTTGTGGAGGAGACGGGGACGGAGGTGGACAAACCGCAGGCACTGAGCGCGCAGGCGCTGGAGAAGCAGTGCATCCTGATTGCCATCACCGCGCAGGGACAGGTGATTCACGCCGGCCAGGAGATTGGCGTGGGGGGTGTGAGGCCGCTGGTGAGTCGGTTGTGCCGGGATGAACCTCTGCCGGTGGTATTGCAGGTGGATCGGAATGCGAATGCGGGCCTGTTGGTGCGGGTGATTGACGAGGCCAAGCTGGGTCGGGCCAAAAGCGTGAGCATCGCGACGGACCCGGCGCAGTCGTGA
- a CDS encoding MotA/TolQ/ExbB proton channel family protein, whose protein sequence is MIEMIVQTWVRGGWVMLPLAVVSLMMFTVGLRLILQMRRWPDRWGTEADWQKWVGDPGSAPQEARGLLVVAGVEEDREGEVHRRCLAATDLYTAGADRQLALLSTLVAAGPLVGLLGTVTGMLATFRALALGGGGQITEAMAAGISQALFPPEVGLCMALPGMMMVHWARRRRHEWEAFAARLESLLVQRVRLRRHRSAPVESVALVEA, encoded by the coding sequence ATGATTGAGATGATTGTGCAGACGTGGGTGCGGGGCGGCTGGGTGATGCTGCCGCTGGCGGTGGTGTCATTGATGATGTTTACCGTCGGGCTCCGGTTAATCCTGCAGATGCGGCGTTGGCCGGATCGGTGGGGCACGGAGGCGGACTGGCAGAAGTGGGTTGGGGATCCCGGATCGGCCCCGCAGGAGGCACGTGGATTGCTGGTGGTGGCCGGGGTGGAAGAGGATCGGGAGGGTGAGGTGCATCGGCGTTGCCTGGCGGCCACGGACTTGTACACGGCGGGTGCGGACCGGCAACTGGCCCTGCTGAGCACGTTGGTGGCGGCGGGGCCGTTGGTGGGGTTGTTGGGGACCGTGACGGGAATGCTGGCGACGTTTCGGGCGCTGGCGTTGGGTGGGGGAGGACAGATCACGGAGGCCATGGCGGCCGGGATTTCGCAGGCGTTGTTTCCGCCGGAGGTGGGGCTGTGCATGGCCCTGCCGGGGATGATGATGGTGCACTGGGCCCGGCGGCGGCGGCATGAGTGGGAGGCTTTTGCGGCGCGGCTGGAGAGCCTGTTGGTTCAACGGGTGCGGCTGCGGAGGCACCGTTCGGCTCCCGTGGAATCGGTGGCTTTGGTGGAGGCATGA
- a CDS encoding MotA/TolQ/ExbB proton channel family protein, whose protein sequence is MKRGYWLWILWVLGAGWAMGADWSLVEGGARADLEAALRELAQTRAEVEAERLPLVRRVRELEETVTARRAELERARRAADNALVELNVLKSELRARSNEVAAVEGLLHNYFEAFSGRLHGAEASRYDGVLREYQRARSEDAGDPADRLGRQLALVDAGLERIERLMGGDIVEGRALSAGGALVEGRYVMIGPAVWFAAAGEDGAAGVVQVRLNAPAPEVVPVDAKASSEIRAVASNGAGLLPVDPTQGNALKLAATRDSLWTHIRKGGPVMVPILLLGATALLIFVVKWVQLSRVPMAGPEEVQAVLVALSEGNPERAQLVARRIAGPVGRMLEAAVAHWREPKEAVEEVLYEKMLALRPRWERGLPFLALAAAAAPLLGLLGTVTGMINTFNVITVFGTGDPKTLAGGISEALITTEFGLIVAIPSLLLHALLSRRLKGMLGRLEQISVAFLNGLPASRTPSAIREGVTR, encoded by the coding sequence ATGAAGCGCGGGTACTGGTTGTGGATTCTGTGGGTGCTCGGGGCCGGCTGGGCCATGGGCGCGGACTGGTCGCTGGTGGAGGGCGGGGCGCGGGCGGATTTGGAGGCGGCGCTGCGGGAGCTGGCGCAGACACGAGCGGAGGTGGAGGCGGAGCGGTTGCCGCTGGTGCGACGGGTGCGGGAGCTGGAGGAGACGGTGACGGCGCGTCGGGCGGAGTTGGAGCGTGCGCGCCGTGCGGCGGACAATGCGCTGGTGGAGTTGAACGTGTTGAAGTCGGAGCTGCGGGCCCGGAGCAACGAGGTGGCGGCGGTGGAGGGGCTGTTGCACAACTACTTCGAAGCGTTTTCCGGGCGGTTGCATGGGGCGGAAGCGTCGCGGTACGACGGTGTGTTGCGGGAATATCAGCGGGCGCGATCGGAGGATGCGGGTGACCCGGCGGATCGGTTGGGCCGGCAATTGGCGCTGGTGGATGCGGGGTTGGAGCGGATTGAACGGTTGATGGGGGGCGACATTGTGGAGGGACGTGCGTTGTCTGCGGGCGGTGCCCTGGTGGAGGGTCGGTACGTGATGATAGGGCCGGCCGTGTGGTTTGCGGCGGCGGGTGAGGACGGGGCGGCGGGTGTGGTGCAGGTGCGGTTGAACGCGCCCGCGCCGGAGGTGGTCCCGGTGGATGCGAAGGCGTCTTCAGAGATTCGTGCGGTTGCTTCGAACGGGGCGGGGTTGCTTCCGGTGGATCCCACACAGGGTAATGCGCTGAAGCTGGCAGCGACGCGGGACTCCTTGTGGACGCACATTCGGAAGGGGGGTCCGGTGATGGTGCCGATTCTGCTGTTGGGGGCGACGGCGCTGCTGATTTTCGTGGTCAAGTGGGTTCAGTTGAGTCGGGTGCCGATGGCGGGTCCGGAGGAGGTGCAGGCCGTGTTGGTGGCGTTGTCGGAGGGGAACCCGGAGCGGGCGCAATTGGTGGCGCGGCGCATTGCGGGTCCGGTGGGTCGGATGTTGGAGGCGGCGGTGGCTCATTGGCGGGAGCCCAAGGAGGCCGTCGAGGAGGTGCTGTACGAGAAGATGCTGGCGCTGCGGCCGCGGTGGGAGCGCGGGTTGCCGTTTTTGGCCCTGGCGGCGGCGGCCGCGCCGTTGTTGGGGTTGCTGGGCACGGTGACGGGCATGATCAACACTTTCAACGTGATCACCGTGTTTGGCACGGGGGATCCCAAGACGCTGGCGGGTGGGATTTCGGAGGCGCTGATCACGACGGAGTTTGGATTGATCGTGGCGATTCCCTCGTTGTTGCTGCATGCGCTGCTGTCGCGGCGGTTGAAGGGGATGTTGGGCCGGTTGGAGCAGATCAGTGTGGCGTTTTTGAACGGGCTGCCGGCGTCGCGGACGCCGTCGGCGATTCGGGAAGGAGTGACACGATGA